The sequence GCTCACTGATCCAGGTTCGACGGCAAGACAAAAGGGCAGCCTTCGGGCTGCCCTTTTCATTTATGGCCGGCACGAGTTCGTAGATGAGTTACGCGATACCCATGCGGACATGGTTGATGGGTATCGCAAGCTCAACCCATCCTACGTTGCTTTTTCGCATTCCCCGGCGATTTCCTTCTTCAGCGTGAGGAGCCGGGAGAGGGCTATCCGTAGGATGGGTTGAGCGGAGCGATACCCATGCGGACAGGGCTGATGGGTATCGCTGCGCTAGAACCGGTGTGGGCTAGATCATCCCCAGCAACAACAGGACCACCACGATGACCAGCAATACCCCGACCATTCCGGATGGCCCGTAGCCCCAGTTGCGCGAATGGGGGAAGACCGGCAGGCCGCCGACCAGCAGCAGGACCAGGATGACTAGCAGCAGAAGGGTGATCATAGGCAGTGACTCCTCGTCAGCTCGATTGCCAGTGCGCGGCCGGTGTCGATCAGCCGTGCATGTAGCTACCGACTTGCCATCATGGAGGATGGTTCAAGGAAAACCACCGTACGGGGACCCGCCATGGCCTACAGAATCGCCGCCGACGCCGTGCTGACGCTGCACCTGGCGTTCATCCTGTTCGTGGTGCTGGGTGGCTGGCTGGTGCTGCGCTGGCCCCGTCTGGCGCTGCTGCATCTGCCGGCGGCGGCCTGGGGCGCCAGCGTGGAATTCTTCCACCTGTATTGCCCGCTCACCCCCCTGGAAAACCGGCTGCGCCTGGCGGCGGGGGAGCAGGGCTACAGCGGCGGATTCATCGAACACTACCTGGTGCCGGTGATCTACCCGGCGGGGCTGACACCGGCCATCCAGCTCTGGCTCGGGGCTGCGGTGCTGCTGCTCAACCTGCTGCCCTACGGGCTGCTGATAAGGCGCCTGAGGCAGCGCCGCTAGCGGGGTTTGCCCCTGTCATTCAGCGCCGTGATTCAAGGGTGGACGGACTATGGCCTTCGCTACACTGCGGCTCAACAACCGCACAAGCAGAAAGGCACCTCACCATGCAAAACCGCATCATGATCACCGGCGCCGGTTCCGGACTCGGCCGCGAAATCGCCCTGCGCTGGGCACGCGAAGGCTGGAAGCTGGCCCTGTCCGACGTCAACGAAGCCGGCCTGGCCGAAACCCTCAAGCTGGTTCGCGAAGCCGGCGGCGATGGCTTCACCCAGCGCTGCGACGTCCGCGACTACAGCCAGCTCACCGCCCTCGCCCAGGCCTGTGAAGAGAAGCTGGGTGGCATCGACATCATCGTCAACAACGCCGGCGTCGCCTCCGGCGGCTTCTTCGAGGAGTTGTCCCTGGAAGACTGGGACTGGCAGATCGCAATCAACCTGATGGGCGTGGTCAAGGGCTGCAAGGCCTTCCTGCCGCTGCTGCAGAAGAGCCATGGCAAGATCGTCAACGTGGCCTCCATGGCCGCGCTGATGCAGGGCCCGGCCATGAGCAACTACAACGTCGCCAAGGCCGGCGTGGTGGCCCTGTCCGAAAGCCTGCTGATCGAGCTGAAGGAAGAGGGCGTTGGCGTGCACGTGGTCTGCCCGTCGTTCTTCCAGACCAACCTGCTGGACTCCTTCCGAGGCCCGACCCCGGCCATGAAGCAACAGGTAGGCAAGCTGCTGGAAAGCTCGCCGATCAGCGCCGCCGATATCGCCGACTACATCTTCCAGGAAGTGGCCGCCGGCACCTTCATGATCCTGCCCCATGAGCAGGGCCGCATGGCCTGGGCGGTCAAGCAGAAGAACCCGCAGATGCTCTATGACGAGATGGCCGGTATGTCGGCCAAGATGCGCGCGAAGAATCGCAGCCACGCGTAAGCCTTGGCTGTCCTGTCGGTCAGCTTTTTCATCGTTCGAGGTTGCCCGGCGTCGGGGCGGGGGAGTAGGGTTGCTCCCCCGGCCTGGCTGCCAACCCGGATGGATTCACCGTGAAACCCCTTTCCCGCGCGCTGCTGTTGCTGGCGCTGGTGCTCGCCGCCATCAACCTGCGGCCCGGCATCACCTCTCTTTCTCCCCTGATCGAACGCATCGCTGAAGAACTGGCCCTGAGTCGCGGCCTGATCAGCCTGACGACAGCTTTGCCGGTGCTCTGCATGGGGCTGCTCGCGCCCCTGGCGCCGCGCCTGGCGGTGCGCTTCGGGCTGGAGCGGGTGATTTCCGCCTGCCTGGGCCTGATCGGCCTTGCCATGCTGGCGCGCCTCGGCAGCCATGCCAGTAGCGTGCTCATCGGCAGCTCCGTGGTCATGGGCGCCGGCATCGCGGTGGCGGGGCCGCTGCTCTCCGGCTTCATCAAGCGCCACTTCCATGACCAGGTCGGGCGCGTGGTCGCCTGGTATTCCCTGAGCATGACCCTGGGCGGAGCCGCTGGTGCGGTAGTGACGCCGGCGGTGACCCAGTTGCTGGCGGACCGCTGGCACTTCGGCCTGGCCTTCTGGGCCTTGCCGGCGATCCTCGCGCTGCTGCTCTGGCTGCGCATCCCCAACCGCGCCGACCCCGAGGGCGAAGCGGAACCGGGCGGCCTGCCCTGGGGCGAGCCGCGCGCCTGGTTGATCACCGCCTTCTTCGCGATCCAGGCTGGCCTGTTCTACGCCCTGACCACCTGGCTGGTGGCCCGCTACCACGAGGCGGGTCTCAGTCTGCTGCACAGCAACAGCCTGTTCGGCCTGTTCATGCTGGTGGGCTTGCCCAGCGCCTTCGGGCTGCCCTGGCTGGCCCAGCGCTTCGACAATCGCTACCAGTTGCTGTTGGCCTGCGGCCTGCTCAGCACGCTGTGCCTGGGGATGATCAGCTGGCAGCCGATGCTGCTGCCGGAGCTCTGGGCCGGCCTGCTGGGCCTGGGCCTGAGTGGCTCCTTCGCGCTGTCCCTGGTGCTGCCGCTGTACGAAGCGCACACCCCGCTGGCGGTGAGCCGCTGGACCGCCATGATGCTGTTCGCCGGCTACAGCCTGGCCTGCCTGACCCCGATCCTGATGGGGCTGGGCCGCGACCTGGCGGGCAGCTACCAGCAGCCCTTCATGGTCATCACCGGCCTCGCCCTGGTGATGTGCCTGCTGGCCTGGATGCTGGGCCGACCTCGCCGTTGAGGACTTCGACGCATTTCCTTTCTCCGGTGGCGGTCCTGTGTTAGAAGGCTGCCACTGTTTTCCTGGAGTGCCCGCGTGGAGTCCGAATCCATCGTCTATGGCTGCATCCGCGACTGGCCGTCGCTCGACGATCAGGCCCATCGCCTGCGCCGCGAGACCAATCGCCGCGTGCTGGACAGCCTGCCCGGCGGCGAGGGCTGGGCCTTTCTCGGCCGCGAGATGTTTTCCTGCTGCGAGCAACCCGGTGCCGGCCTGTTCCGTACCCAGGTGATCCACTTCGGCGCGAGCTACCCGGCGGTGGAGTACGAGTGGAGCCTCTGGGTCAAGGAGTTCGAAGCCCTGCTCAAGCAGCTGTACTGGAGCAGTGCGGTGGTTCACCTGGAAACCGAACTCAACGGCATCCATACCTTCCGCTGGGAGAGCGAGCAGGGCCTGCACAGCCCCCAGGAAGACAACCTGCGCGTGCGCTGTGCCTGGGAACGCGAAGGCGGCGTGCACGGCTGATCCACCTTCAAGGGACCGAACCCATGCTCAATTACCTCTGGTTCTTCCTCGCCGCGCTCTTCGAGATCGCCGGCTGCTACGCCTTCTGGCTCTGGTTGCGGATGGGCAAGAGCGCCTGGTGGGTCGCCCCCGGCCTGCTCAGCCTGACCCTCTTCGCCCTGCTGCTGACCCGCGTTGAAGCCGCCTACGCCGGCCGCGCCTATGCCGCCTACGGGGGCATCTACATAGTCGCCTCGCTGCTCTGGCTGGGCCTGGTGGAACGTACCCGTCCCCTGGCGAGCGACTGGCTGGGCGCGGCGCTTTGCGTCGTCGGCGCCAGCATCATCCTGCTCGGACCGCGCTTCTCCCAGTCCTGACCCTCGTCCGGCCCGCGCCGGACAAGCCCGGCCTGCCATCGCACGGATTCGCGATGTGCCGGACCCCGTGCCAGTATCAATCGGTGCCACCTCGACCAGGGAAGGATTTGCATGAGCCGCGCCAGGCCACTCCGTTTCTACCTCGTGTTGTTCATGGTGCTGATGACCAGCGGCGTGGGGGGAGTGATCGCATTCGTGCTCTACGAGCGCAGCGCCGGGTTGATCGCCCAGCGTGCGGCTACCCAGGCCCGCGATTCCGCCAAGGAGACCGCGGCCGAGCTGGAGCGCCTGCTGGGGCCCATCCGCACCAACGTGAAGTTGCTGACCCTGGCCCCCGGCCTCGACGCCGACGATTCCCAGCGCGACCTCGCCGCGCTGCCGGAGATGGTCGAAGCCCTCGACAGCTCGCCGGTCATGGTGTCGGTCTTCGTGGGCAACGAACGGGGTGACTACTTCCAGCTGCGTCCCCTCAGCGACCAGCGCGACATGGCCTTCTTCGATGCGCCCGTCGGGGCGCGTTACCTGCTCCAGAGCGTGGTGCGCAATGCCGATGGCGCCCGCTCCCGGTATGTCTTCCTGGATCGCCTGCTGAGCCCGATCGGGCAGCGCCTTTCGGACCACCTGACCGACTTCGATCCGCGCGAGAGACCCTGGTACACCCTGGCCAAGCAGCGGGGCGAGCTGGTGCGCACGCCGCCCTACCGCTTCTTCGAGACTCGGGTAATCGGCTCGACCGTGGCCATGATGACCCCTGGTGGTCAGGTGGTGGGTGCAGACCTGTGCCACACTCTGCTCGATGACTGGCTGCGGCAGACGCGTCACACCTTCGGTTCACGCATGCTGATCTTCGACGGCCAGAGCCGGGTCCTTGCTGGCGACACCCTCGACCATGGGCCCGAGGCGGATGATCGGCAGGTCACCCTGGGACAGATGTCCGACTCGGTGATCGCCGGCTTCGCGGCGTTACCCCTGCCCGACAGCGCGTTCGGCGCGGACAGCCTGGTGACCCAGCTCCAGTCAGTGGACGGGGATGACTGGCAGTTCTACCTGCAGCGCCTGCCGGTGCCGGAGGCGGCGACCCTCTTCCTGGGCATCGCCGTCCCCCGCGATGAACTGCTGCACGAAGCCGAGATCCTGCGCGACCAGGCCCTGCTGGTGACCCTGGTGGCGCTGCTGGTCACCGGCGCCCTGGCGTACTGGCTGGCCGGTGTGGTCAGCCGCCCGATCGATCGTCTCGCGCGCCAGTCGACACGGGTCCGTTACTTCGAGTTCGACGTGGAACTGAACGAGGAGAACAGTCCCATACGCGAGGTACGCGAGCTGTCCATCACCCTGCAGCGCAATCGCGATGCCATGGGTGGATTCATCAATGCGTTGAAGCGCCTGAACGACGAGCCGGACATCCGTCGCCTGCTGCCCACCCTGCTGCAGGTGACGGTGGAGTCGAGCCAGGGCCAGGGCGCCTTGCTGTTCATCCCGGAAGAAGGCGGCGGCCTGGAGGCGGTGGCCGGGCTCTGGCGGGGGCAGCCCATCGAGCAGGGCCTGGGCGCCTGTACCGGCCTGTTCGCCGCCGAGCAGGCACTGGCGAGCCGGCAAACCCAGGCCTCGGCGGCGGAGGCCGAGGCTGCAGCGCGCTTCGGTCTCTCCCCCTGCGCCAGCGTCAGCGTGCCGTTGTTCAGTCGTCACGGCGAGGCCCAGGGGGTGCTGGTGCTGTTCCATGCCACGCCGCCGCTGGCCAGCCACCTGCGTTTCATCGAGGCGCTGTCCGGGTTCGCCGCGGTGGCCCTGGAGACCCGTGGCCTGCTGGACCAGCGCAAGGCCATGTTCGACTCGCTGATCCGCCTGATCGCGACCGCCGTGGACGCCAAGAGTCCCTACACCGGCGGCCACTGCGCGCGGGTGCCGGAACTGGCGCGGCTGTTGGCCGAGGCCGCCTGCGCCGAGCGCGAAGGCCCCTTCGCCGGCTTCCATATGAGCGCCGAAGACCACGAGGCCATGCACATCGCGGCCTGGTTGCACGATTGCGGCAAGATCACCACCCCCGAGTACGTGGTGGACAAGTCCACCCGGCTGGAAACCCTCTACGACCGCATCCACGAAGTCCGCATGCGCTTCGAGGTGCTCAAGCGCGATGCCCGGATCGACTGGCTCGAGGCGCTGCGCGCCGGCGCCGACCCCGAGGCGGCGACGGCCACCCGGGATGCCGCGCTGCAGCGCCTGGACGATGACTTCGCCTTCGTCGCCGCCTGCAACCAGGCCGGCAGCATGGACGACGAGCGCCGGGAGCGTCTGCGGCAGGTCGCCGGGCGCACCTGGTTGCGTACCCTGGATGATCGCCTGGGCATCTCCGGCGAGGCCCGTCAGCGCAAGGAAGCCTTGCCAGCGCCCGAGTTGCCGGTGCCGGAACCCCTGCTGGCCGACCGCCCGGAGCACCGGGTGCCGCGCCGCGCCGAGGAACGGTTCGGCGCTGACAACCCCTGGGGCGTAAACCTGCGGCAGCCAGAACTGCTCTACGACCTGGGGGAGCTGAAGAACCTCTCCATCGGCCGTGGCAACCTGACCGAGGAGGAGCGCTACAAGATCAACGAGCATGTGGTCCAGACCATTCGCATGCTCGAAGCCTTGCCGTTCCCCGGGACCCTGGCGCAGGTGCCGGAGATCGCCGGCGGCCACCACGAACGCATGGACGGACGCGGCTACCCCCGGGGCCTGGACGCCAGCCAGCTGAGCCTGCAGGCGCGGATGCTGGCCATCGCCGATGTGCTGGAGGCGCTGACCGCGCGGGACCGGCCCTACAAGCCGAGCAAGACCCTGGAACAGGCCCTGGCGATCATGAAGGGCATGTGCGAGCAGGGACACCTGGACCCCGACCTGTTCAGCCTGCTGTTGCGTTCCGGCGCCTGCCTGCACTATGCCGAGCGCTACCTGGCCGAGGTGCCCGAGGCCGACGCGCTGTTGCGCTTCGTTCCGGAAAACTGCAAGCCGGCCTGAACCCCGGAGAAATTTCCCCAACCTTTCCCGCTGCCATGCTGTCGAACTGGCATGACAGCCTGGAGAGCGCATCTGCGCGCCGCCGCTGGACTTTCCAGGCACCACACCTCCCCCCCGCTGGAGGATGCTCAATGAAACTGCCGTCATCAGGGAGCGTGGCGCTGGTCCTGGTGGCGCTCTGTTGCACGCTCCTCCTGGCCTGCACCTCGTTGCCCCGCATCAACCCCGACATGGCCCATTCACCGGCTACCCCGGTGCAGGTGGACGGCGCCGGCGGGCCGCTTTCGGATGCCCAGAGCAAAGCCATCCTCGACCGCCTCAAGGCTTCCGGCATGGCGACCGACATCTTCGGCCTGCACCTGGCCGTGGAGGAAGCCCTGGTGGGCAGCCCGCTCACCACCGGCAACCATGTGGAGTTGCTGCAGGACGGCCCGGCGACCTATGCGGCGATGTTCGCGGCCATCGATGGCGCGCGCGACCACATCAACATGGAGACCTACATCCTCGAAGGCGACGAAACCGGGCAACGCTTCGCCGATGCGCTGATCGCCAAGCAGCGTAGCGGCGTGCAGGTCAACCTGATCTACGACAGCGTCGGCACCCTGGGCACGCCGCCGGAGTTCTTCGCCAGGCTGAAGGAGGCCGGCATCCGCCTGGTGGAGTTCAACCCGGTGAACCCCATGACCGCCAAGGCCGGCTGGGAACTGAACCAGCGGGACCATCGCAAGCTGCTGATCGTCGACGGGCGCGTGGCCATCCTCGGCGGAGTGAACATCAGCGGGGTCTATTCCGGCGGTTCCTTCGGCTCGAGCCGTGGGCGGGGGGAAGGCGAAGACCTGCCCTGGCGCGACACCGACCTGCGCCTGGAGGGGCCGGTGGTGGCTGACCTGCAGAAACTCTTCATCAGCACCTGGGACCGGCAGAAGGGCGGCGAACTGGTCAAGCGTCACTACTTCCCGCCGCTGGAGCCCAAGGGCAAGGAAGTGGTACGGGCCATCGGCAGCTCGCCGGAGGAACCCTACAGCCAGATCTACGCCACCCTCATCTCCGCGCTGCACAGCGCGCAGAGCGAGATCTGGCTGACCAGTGCCTACTTCGTGCCTGACCCGCAGTTGCTGGACGCCCTCAAGCAAGCCGTGGCCCGTGGCGTCGACGTGCGCCTGGTGGTGCCCAGCAGCACCGATTCCTGGCTGGTGTTCCACGCCGGAAGAGCCTATTACAGCGAACTGCTGGAGGCGGGCGTACGCATCTACGAGCGCCGTGACGCGCTGCTCCATGTGAAGGCCGGGGTGATAGACGGGGTCTGGTCCACGGTGGGTTCCACCAATCTCGACTGGCGCAGCTTCCTGCACAACCAGGAGGTCAACGTGGTGGTGCTGGGGGCGGACTTCGGCGAGCGGATGCGCCAGGCGTTCCTCTACGACGTGAAAGGCTCGGAGGAACTCACGGCGGAGAAGTGGCGCAAGCGACCGGTGAGTGCGCGGATGAGTGAGCGGATCGGGCGGGTTTGGGAGTATTGGTTGTAGGGGCGCCCTCTTGTCCCGCTCATTGCCGAGCGGGCTGTCGGGTTCTATTTCGCCCTCCCGGGCGACTCCCTTTTACAGTCGACGGAGTGCCGCCCACCTCAAAGGAAGCAAAACGCTTGCCCCTGCATCCGGCCCGGCTGCGCCGGGTTCCCTCCTTTCATCGCTGTTCCAGGGGCACGGCGCGAGGGGCCATCCATGGCCCCGCGCGCCTCTCGCGGCATCCATGCCGCTCAACCCCTTGACTCGCTACGCTCGCCCTTCGGGCCAGCCTGCGGCTGTTACTTCACTTCGCTTCGTTTCACAGCGATTCCGCTCGGCCTGCTGAAGGGGCGGTTTGCGCGGCGTCACCTTCTCTACTTCGCTTCGGGTCGGTGTGGGCATCACTTCCGTAGGATGGGTTGAGCTTGCGATACCCATCGGCCTTGTCAGCATGGGTATCGTTCCACTCAACCCATCCTACGACGCTACCGGCCGGTGTGGGTATCAGTTCGTAGGATGGGTAGAGCTTGCGAAACCCATCGAATTCCGGGCACGCCGGCCCATCCTGCGACGCTCTCACGTCCGCGGAGCGGGCTCCTGCCACGCACAGATATCCAGGCTGGCCCCACGTTGCAGCAGCTTCTCGGCCTGGCGGGTCTCCACCAGCTCCGAGCGCCCACGGTTGCAGAGCAGCACGCGTTGGCCCTGGTACTTCAGGTCGGCGAGTATCTGGCCCCAGTGGCGGTACTGCACGTCGTGCCCTTCGCCCGGATAGAGGCGGGTGGCCGCCACGTTGGGGAAGCGGCCTTTCCAGAAGTCGGCGTGGGCGGTGGTGACGGTGGCGTCCGCCAGGCCGTAGTAGAGGAAGACCGGCGCGTAGACGGCGGAGAGGTCGGCCACCGGCTGCTCGCAGTACAGGCGCAGCTCATGGGTCAGGGGCGCCATGTCGAAGCCCTTGGAGCCCTTGGCGTAGTAGAAGCGCGCGCCTTCATCGGCGGCTTCGTCGAGGAAGCCGTGGATCCGGTTCACCGCGGTGTTGGGGCCGAGGTCCCACCAGACCGAGGGCACGTCGTAATGGCCGGCCAGGTAGGCCTGGGCCACCTGCTCGTCGCTGGCGGCGCAGCGGGCCGGTGGCGCCACCACGCCTTCGATCTGCGAGAAGGCCGCCGCCATGTGGACCGAGCGCACCTGCGGCGCCAGCCTGGAGGCGATCTGCGCCACGTAGGGGCCGCCGCCGGAAATCGCCACGAGGGAGAAACGCTCGACATCCAGATGGTCGAGCAGGGCCGCCACTTCATCGGCATAGGACTGGTAATTGCCCGCCGGGTCGTACTCGGTCTGGCCGAATCCGTTGCGTTCCAGGGTGATGAAGCGCAGGCCCAGTTGTTCACGCAGGCTGCGCAGGAAGTCGGTCAGGGCCAGCACCCGGCCGCTGGTGCCGTTGCCGCCAACCAGCACTACCGGCAGACCATTTCGCGGACCTTCATCCAGGTAGTGCAGCGTCTTGCCGTTGCCATCCACCCAGCTCTGCATCGCCGGCCCCATGGCGTCGAAGCTGTCCTGCACCTTGATCGGGCCGGCCGCGTACGCCGCCCCCATACCCATCGTCCAGCTGAACGCCAACACCAGTCCTGCGCGGGAAATTCTCATCTGTACCTTCCTTCTTGTCGTTGGTGGTCGGCCCGTACAGCGTCCCGGCAACCCCGGTGGTTGGAGGGGCGGGCTGGCCAAGTCTAGGGAAGGGGCCAGGGAGAAAAGTTGATGCAAAGCGACGCTTTTTTGAAGCGGGCCGACCTTCCGTCGACCCCGAAGTGAGAGGGAGTAGCCCCTTGGCGGATCAGCCGTTGGTTTCGGCGGGTGTCCCACCTTCCTCTTCCCGCACACGGCGGAAGGCGGCCTCGTGCAGGGCCTGGGCGTCGGCCAGCAGGAGTCCGAGGGCGGAGGCTAGGCGGGCGGTTTCCTGGGGCAGTACGTCGCCATGGGCGCCGTTTTCCAGGATCTGCAGCAGGTCGCCCAGGGCGGCCATGCGCTGGCTGGCGGCTTCGAAGAGGTGGCTTGAGGGTGCCTCGGCGTTGATGAAGAGCACATCATCGTAGGGCTGCGACGGCAGGGGGAGGGGCCTGAACCCCGGCGGGGCGGTTAGGTCGTGGCGGCGCATATCCTTGCTTCCTCGCGTACTTGAGGCCGCCCCGGCTCGGGGGTGATGGGCGGCGGACCGTGCAGGGGTCGCAAACCGGTTACGCGAGGAAAACCCGGCAAGGCCTTGGCCTTCCCTGCACGGCCCGCCATTGAGCGATTGCATGCGTGGCATGCCGTGACCTGCGTGAAGTTCGGGTTGCGACACCCGGTGGCGATTCCAATCGCAACGGTCGGGGACTTTAGCGAGGGCTTTTGTAGGCGCTCAAGGCCAACGATTTGTACGAACTTTCTCCCAAGACCGGGGGATTTCTTGCGTCAGCCGGCTGCGGTGGATGCCGCGACCTAGAGCAGTTGTGCTGCCTATTCGCGAAGATACCGACGAAATGCCGGTGGTTTTTCCGCGCGTTGTCATCATTTCGTAGCAGAGCTTCTACACTCTGTACTCAGAGTCTATTGGTGCTCTGTGCTTTGTTTGGGTCGCCCCGTGGCGGCCTTTTTTGTGCCTGTCATTTCTGCGGCCCAGCGGTTGCTGGTACGGAATAATCGCCGCTTCATCGCCTCGTCTGTCTCATCCTGTTACATCGATTCCCTTCCGGATCAATCGGATAGCGCGCCAATCAGGTCGAGATGGCGCCTTGCCAGACCTTTGACGCTGCCTCGCCGCCCATCTACTACTGACTTACACCCCCACATGCGGGGGTTCCAGTTCAACTTCGGCTAAAGGCGCTGAAAGAGACGGCTATTGCCGTTAATCTGCGGGTTTCGTGCGCCTTTCAAGTGGGCTCTGCGAGAAGCGGGCGAGGCGGCGAAATGGGCGATCCGGCACAGGCTCCAACCTCCCTGCGGCTGCTCGCCGCGCTACTGCTGGTGCTGGCCGCCGGCCTCGCCGTCGCCGGGGATGCCGCGCAGTCCGACGACAAGTGGCTGGAGCCGGCGCGCTCCCGGTTGCTGGAGGACAAGCAGGGGCTGCCGTTCTTTCCCCATCGGGCCAATACGCCGAACAATGCCGTGCTGAATGTCGGGGACTTCGATGACGCGCAGGTCTGTGGCGCCTGCCATACCGAGATCTACCGGCAGTGGCGCACCTCGATGATGTCCCACGCCTGGGAAGAGCCCATCTACCGGGCGCTGTTGCGCCATGCCAGCGAGGCCACCGAAGGGCGTGTGGATAACTTCTGTACCGGCTGCCACACCCCCATCGGCCTCACCACCGGCCAGATCAACTCGACGGTCAATCGTGCCTCGGTGGCGTTCACCGCTCAGAACAACCCCATGCCCGGGGTGGATTGCGAAACCTGCCACAACATCAGCGCCCGCACCGGGCTGGACAACGGCGCCTATGTGCTGAGCCCGCGTGCCCATGGCAAACCGACCAAGTTCGGCCCGCGCAGCGACGGCGTCTCGCCCTACCACGACACCGTCTACTCCGGCCTGCACACCCGCTCGGACTTCTGCGCCACCTGCCACAACGTCACCCACCCCTTCAGTTCGGTGGCGGTGGAGCGCACCTACGACGAGTGGCTCGAGAGCCCCTACAGCTTCAACGGCCAGAGCTGCCAGAGTTGCCATATGCCGGGCTTCGCCGGCAAGGCGGCGACCATGGGGCCGGACCGGGCCGACGTGGCGTCCCACTGGTTCACCGG is a genomic window of Pseudomonas resinovorans NBRC 106553 containing:
- a CDS encoding DUF3309 family protein, with protein sequence MITLLLLVILVLLLVGGLPVFPHSRNWGYGPSGMVGVLLVIVVVLLLLGMI
- a CDS encoding DUF2784 domain-containing protein, coding for MAYRIAADAVLTLHLAFILFVVLGGWLVLRWPRLALLHLPAAAWGASVEFFHLYCPLTPLENRLRLAAGEQGYSGGFIEHYLVPVIYPAGLTPAIQLWLGAAVLLLNLLPYGLLIRRLRQRR
- a CDS encoding SDR family oxidoreductase: MQNRIMITGAGSGLGREIALRWAREGWKLALSDVNEAGLAETLKLVREAGGDGFTQRCDVRDYSQLTALAQACEEKLGGIDIIVNNAGVASGGFFEELSLEDWDWQIAINLMGVVKGCKAFLPLLQKSHGKIVNVASMAALMQGPAMSNYNVAKAGVVALSESLLIELKEEGVGVHVVCPSFFQTNLLDSFRGPTPAMKQQVGKLLESSPISAADIADYIFQEVAAGTFMILPHEQGRMAWAVKQKNPQMLYDEMAGMSAKMRAKNRSHA
- a CDS encoding CynX/NimT family MFS transporter codes for the protein MKPLSRALLLLALVLAAINLRPGITSLSPLIERIAEELALSRGLISLTTALPVLCMGLLAPLAPRLAVRFGLERVISACLGLIGLAMLARLGSHASSVLIGSSVVMGAGIAVAGPLLSGFIKRHFHDQVGRVVAWYSLSMTLGGAAGAVVTPAVTQLLADRWHFGLAFWALPAILALLLWLRIPNRADPEGEAEPGGLPWGEPRAWLITAFFAIQAGLFYALTTWLVARYHEAGLSLLHSNSLFGLFMLVGLPSAFGLPWLAQRFDNRYQLLLACGLLSTLCLGMISWQPMLLPELWAGLLGLGLSGSFALSLVLPLYEAHTPLAVSRWTAMMLFAGYSLACLTPILMGLGRDLAGSYQQPFMVITGLALVMCLLAWMLGRPRR
- a CDS encoding YnfA family protein, whose protein sequence is MLNYLWFFLAALFEIAGCYAFWLWLRMGKSAWWVAPGLLSLTLFALLLTRVEAAYAGRAYAAYGGIYIVASLLWLGLVERTRPLASDWLGAALCVVGASIILLGPRFSQS
- a CDS encoding HD domain-containing phosphohydrolase, encoding MSRARPLRFYLVLFMVLMTSGVGGVIAFVLYERSAGLIAQRAATQARDSAKETAAELERLLGPIRTNVKLLTLAPGLDADDSQRDLAALPEMVEALDSSPVMVSVFVGNERGDYFQLRPLSDQRDMAFFDAPVGARYLLQSVVRNADGARSRYVFLDRLLSPIGQRLSDHLTDFDPRERPWYTLAKQRGELVRTPPYRFFETRVIGSTVAMMTPGGQVVGADLCHTLLDDWLRQTRHTFGSRMLIFDGQSRVLAGDTLDHGPEADDRQVTLGQMSDSVIAGFAALPLPDSAFGADSLVTQLQSVDGDDWQFYLQRLPVPEAATLFLGIAVPRDELLHEAEILRDQALLVTLVALLVTGALAYWLAGVVSRPIDRLARQSTRVRYFEFDVELNEENSPIREVRELSITLQRNRDAMGGFINALKRLNDEPDIRRLLPTLLQVTVESSQGQGALLFIPEEGGGLEAVAGLWRGQPIEQGLGACTGLFAAEQALASRQTQASAAEAEAAARFGLSPCASVSVPLFSRHGEAQGVLVLFHATPPLASHLRFIEALSGFAAVALETRGLLDQRKAMFDSLIRLIATAVDAKSPYTGGHCARVPELARLLAEAACAEREGPFAGFHMSAEDHEAMHIAAWLHDCGKITTPEYVVDKSTRLETLYDRIHEVRMRFEVLKRDARIDWLEALRAGADPEAATATRDAALQRLDDDFAFVAACNQAGSMDDERRERLRQVAGRTWLRTLDDRLGISGEARQRKEALPAPELPVPEPLLADRPEHRVPRRAEERFGADNPWGVNLRQPELLYDLGELKNLSIGRGNLTEEERYKINEHVVQTIRMLEALPFPGTLAQVPEIAGGHHERMDGRGYPRGLDASQLSLQARMLAIADVLEALTARDRPYKPSKTLEQALAIMKGMCEQGHLDPDLFSLLLRSGACLHYAERYLAEVPEADALLRFVPENCKPA
- the cls gene encoding cardiolipin synthase, with translation MKLPSSGSVALVLVALCCTLLLACTSLPRINPDMAHSPATPVQVDGAGGPLSDAQSKAILDRLKASGMATDIFGLHLAVEEALVGSPLTTGNHVELLQDGPATYAAMFAAIDGARDHINMETYILEGDETGQRFADALIAKQRSGVQVNLIYDSVGTLGTPPEFFARLKEAGIRLVEFNPVNPMTAKAGWELNQRDHRKLLIVDGRVAILGGVNISGVYSGGSFGSSRGRGEGEDLPWRDTDLRLEGPVVADLQKLFISTWDRQKGGELVKRHYFPPLEPKGKEVVRAIGSSPEEPYSQIYATLISALHSAQSEIWLTSAYFVPDPQLLDALKQAVARGVDVRLVVPSSTDSWLVFHAGRAYYSELLEAGVRIYERRDALLHVKAGVIDGVWSTVGSTNLDWRSFLHNQEVNVVVLGADFGERMRQAFLYDVKGSEELTAEKWRKRPVSARMSERIGRVWEYWL
- a CDS encoding alpha/beta fold hydrolase, translated to MRISRAGLVLAFSWTMGMGAAYAAGPIKVQDSFDAMGPAMQSWVDGNGKTLHYLDEGPRNGLPVVLVGGNGTSGRVLALTDFLRSLREQLGLRFITLERNGFGQTEYDPAGNYQSYADEVAALLDHLDVERFSLVAISGGGPYVAQIASRLAPQVRSVHMAAAFSQIEGVVAPPARCAASDEQVAQAYLAGHYDVPSVWWDLGPNTAVNRIHGFLDEAADEGARFYYAKGSKGFDMAPLTHELRLYCEQPVADLSAVYAPVFLYYGLADATVTTAHADFWKGRFPNVAATRLYPGEGHDVQYRHWGQILADLKYQGQRVLLCNRGRSELVETRQAEKLLQRGASLDICAWQEPAPRT
- a CDS encoding multiheme c-type cytochrome, with the protein product MGDPAQAPTSLRLLAALLLVLAAGLAVAGDAAQSDDKWLEPARSRLLEDKQGLPFFPHRANTPNNAVLNVGDFDDAQVCGACHTEIYRQWRTSMMSHAWEEPIYRALLRHASEATEGRVDNFCTGCHTPIGLTTGQINSTVNRASVAFTAQNNPMPGVDCETCHNISARTGLDNGAYVLSPRAHGKPTKFGPRSDGVSPYHDTVYSGLHTRSDFCATCHNVTHPFSSVAVERTYDEWLESPYSFNGQSCQSCHMPGFAGKAATMGPDRADVASHWFTGANAAVLEYLGQKEAAQRARDYLAKAAEISFESVPTDLAPGREASVRVKVANVGAGHKLPTGFPEGREVWIDFHVVDAAGREFYRLGAIRDGATEPDTRNFKVHLGDKDGKELDIEVWNATQILSDNRILPKGYDVREFSFQVPADAVGPITLSAELNYWPFPQRLVDYLLGPDKLKVEVTRMAQVSTSLPLTTTVQAGL